The Oncorhynchus clarkii lewisi isolate Uvic-CL-2024 unplaced genomic scaffold, UVic_Ocla_1.0 unplaced_contig_13399_pilon_pilon, whole genome shotgun sequence DNA segment TTCAGATAAGTGAGGCGAGGAAGGCACTTTAGACTATCAAGGACGACCATTTAAGATCCTGTACTGTGTTTTGCATTATTAGCTATAATCCATGTTTGCTCTGCCAGCATGCAAATTAACTTTAGCCTGACAAAACCAGTCTTACTGTTACGGCCTAgtgtattttggagctgtagtAGGAATGATCTAGGATTGGTTCACTGCCAGCGAGTCACCGGCTGAATTAAAGCAGCATTTGATTCATTTCAGGTGCCGATATCACACATTGTTATCCGTAGATGTAATGTTTGACAACTTGCTGGGGTTAAAGCTTGAACTCTAATGTTACGCTTACTGAGATGACTGCTTATGCCCCCTAGTGGTGAAATAGCTGCATTGACATGTTACATTAATTGTGTCAGTGAACCCATGGAAAGCAACTGCATTTATTCTACGACATGGTAGTTAATTATACGTTACTTTAATGTATCTCTATCATAGCATTATTAGATGTAATTTTTATGAATTGTCTtgatacacagacacactggttGAATTCATGACAACACATTTCCAGTAGCTCTTCTATATCTTGTAACAGATCCTGTACTGTCTGAATAatgtcctactcctcctctgcagTGACTTGGAGGCCCTCCACACCACCATGTTCTACCTGGTGTGTGTGGTGCCCATGTGTATCGCCGCCCTGCAAGTCTTCGCCTGGAAGCCCTTCTCAATACGCAGCAGTCACACCGTGGACACCATGTATATTGACGGCTGAGTCACTCAATTTATGCTGTTTATGAGTCACTGTCTATGCTGTCTTTTAAGACTTGATAGGTTGCTGCAGCACTCCTAAAGGGAACATGGGGGTGTAATGGCCGGAGGGTACTGCAGAAGAAAACACTCCATCTGTATGTGTTTGTTATGTTTGTCGGTGAACTTGTCTGGTGGTGATGAAGGGAATGGTACTGACCTTAACTCTGGTAGCAGGAGCACAGTACCTGAGTCTGCTATTACTCTATGCAATAATATTATGTTAGTTACTGTGGAAACTGTATGACTTAACCAAGTTTGAGGGATATTGTAGCATCAGATTACTTTCACATAGTTTATTAGTTTTCAGACTTTGTTCTCCAAACAAATTGAATGTAAAACAGATATTTTCTTTGACATTGTGTATACTACATACTGTTATCATGGGACCTGAACCATTGTGATGTTGTGCCTTTGTCTAAATAGTTAATACCAAAAAAATATGCTATTACTTTTCATTCAAATGATTTGCATTCATTTGTTGGGGAATGTTTCCTACGTGTCCTTTTACACTGTTTCCATTTAAAAACAATAAGCCTTCATTCAAATAACTTGCACTGTTATTTACGTTGACTTTTCAAACTGAAacatggacaaaaaaaaatgtggatATTCAAATAGGTGAACTTCAGATTCAGTAGAGGGACTTCTGTTTTTCTTTCTGATTAATTTGAAGTTTATCAAATCGAGATTGTTTTTGTCTGGTTACTCTCTTTGGTTAAGCTAAGGGTCAGTTTTAGATTTTGGTTAGTCGTTTTGCAGGTCAGCAGTGTCCTTCGTTTATAGTCTCCCGCCTGAAGATCAGTCTGTGTAGGGAAGTAGCTGTCATTAGTggttcttctttttgttgagtcaCTGGTTTTGGTAAATGTCCTCTGGATGGTTGGAGTGGGGGCTTTCAACCTGCAAGACGATTCAGTTGAGTTTATCAGCTGTAGAGTCAACATGGTGTAGATTAGATGTGTTGATAGAGAAGAGTTTGCTTAAGAACAAGGTGTGATTATTTAGTCAATTGAAAACCGGTTGATATAACTGAGTCATAACATTAACATAAAATCTAAGCACTTTCCTAGCCTCTCTCATACTTATTAGGAAAGCCAATAAGCCATATTAGGAAAATGCAATGTGACCATCCCGTACCTTGTTTTGAGCAGGGCCACTGTGGTTGGGGTTTTTCTTGTTACTTTGTAAGTTCCTCTTACCGTACAGCTCTTGCACAACAGCACCAAACTGTACTCGAACTTTATTCTTCTGTAAGAGAGAATGAACAGCAAACAAATTGGTTACATCCCAGTGGTAAATAACAACTAAGAAGTGTTGTATTTCCTTGTCTTTctgcaatgtaaacatacattaAAGTCTCAACATTGTGAGACTGAGGATTTTACTAGGAATTTACTGAAGAGGAATACCCCCTCTTACAAAACAATGATAGCAAGGGCTTAGAAATAGAGCTGTTCCTTGTTTAAGACATTGGGCTTTCCACAACATGGTGAAACTAAATATTGAGAACACATTGCACATTGTGCTGGTATCAATAATTCTTTAAGACATCATGAACAACTTCAGTACAAAAGAGAAGACTGCACCTGGATGTCACTCTGCTGTGTGCCTCTGCAAATGGCATTGTCTTTCCCAGTCTAGTGTAGAATGAGCAGGTTAGAATCCAATGTAGACTAGATGATTATGATGGTTGCATGATTGGTCAATATATTTTGTGCTCTGTTACATCTCAAACAACAACCAATTCATAATGATCATTATATGCATGTATCTAGAGTAATACAATAGCTTACCTTCTTACGAATGATCAGAATCAGTATTGCCAGACTGTACAAGACTAACAGGACAAACAGCAGCCACAGCAAAACATGCCAGGCCATCTGCACGCCCCTCTCTGAAAGCACACAGGAGAACTGGCACTTCATATGGTTGTAAAGGCAAAACTTGAGTAGAACTGAAAAGTCCCCCTTGCTACCCCAAACACTCTTACCCATAGAGATACATTAAATGATGAGTAATAATTTCAAATGACACATGTTCTATTTAATTCTATGCTCTTACCTCTCACCACCAGCGTGGTGCCCTGCCCTATCTCCTGTGCCCCGCTGCATACCACGTCTCTAAACAAGGCAGCACAGTGGTACACCCCGCTGTCATTGGCCTGGAGTGAGTTGATATTTAGGCTGTTTCTCTCCAGGCTGTATTTGTGTTGCTGGGTCATCAGATCGACCGAGTGGTGAGCATCCTGCTTGAAGACGAACCAGAGGAAATCAATGTTCCTATTGGTATCATATGCGATGTTACAGGGGAGAGAGGCTGACTGACCCCCTATCCGCCAAATGATATCGTCTGGCTGGTGTAACGATAACCCTGGGGGGCAGTTTTCCTTGTTCTCCATGATGACTGGAGTAAAAAGAGATACACGTATAATCATAAAGTTATACTCTCAATCGTTATAAGTGAAGCTAATATGGAATCATAACAGTTTTAATCTAATATTTGATCACATTTAATTTAGCTGATATGATACATTTAATTTAGCTGATATGTCCTTACCGGCTGTCGAGATTAATTAGCGTGATAGAGGAGAACACTGACAAATCCGTTCTGATGAAAACATAATGTTGAcacaatatgtgtgtgtgcgcgctgtgATCTCATGACTAAGTGTGCAATAGACAGAACAGGAAGATGGATGTTTTCACTTCTCTCAGTTTTCCATCCTGTTTACCAAGTATCTCATCATTATGTGTTTGGTGTTGTAATCCCAAACAAATTCTCTCACAGTTGTCAGTCAAAACTGTCTTCTCGTAATGTTGCAGCATCAGCGAGATGTGAGAATCAATCTGTTCGCTGATCTTCAAATTCAAGGCCCTGGCATGACAGTCACATTGCGTTTATTCAACTAGAAATTCTTACCAATGGAGGGCGTGTTTAGCACAGGTGTCACTCAAACCGCCGTATCCAATCCGAACCCAATTTGCTGTGTAATTTACGTTTTTCTTACGCCCCCTTCCACGTCGACTTGCCCTATCGCCATATTTCAACTCGTTGCATCAAAAAGGGATAGTGAAGCCGGTTAAATAAGTTAGCTAGAAAGCTAGTTTAAACCAGGAGAAAGTTAACAGGAGACTTTAAGTCATTTTCACCGGTGTCAAAAGAAGGCATCAGCTCTAGCAATGAACATCTTCAGGTTAACGGGAGACCTCTCTCACTTGGCAGCTATCATCATTCTCCTGCTCAAAATATGGAAAACCAGGTCGTGTGCTGGTGAGTATATTAGCCACTAAAATGTATATTTCTTCAAATGACTTATTGGCTATGTGCTGTCTACTCATGTATTTAGTTAGCCGTCTGCCCATATTCCAACGCATCTAGTTAGCTGTAGTTTAGATCCCTGTagacagctagctaacatggatagtatatatatttagctggtagctACAGAACAAACAAGCAACGAATGGCATTTTAAGTGCTgatcagtgtatatatatatatatatatatatcatgaaACATGCAGATCATGTTGTGTGCACTGGAGTGTTCGCTAGCTAGTGAGCTTGAATTGGTTGAATGTTAGCTACTTCACCACAGTAGCATGTCAACTTGCTAACTGTCTATTCTAGCGCGGCAACTTGGATTGCTCTGATTTTAAAGTAGCTACATGGATTATTGTTTAATCAAATCCTTCATTGAATATCTGGTTTGCCACCTATGCAAAACATGTTAGCTACGGTATCTCATTAGCTAGCTACGTGTAACAGCCCAAATAGTCGACGATTTAAAAAAATCGATTGCTCATAAAGTGATGCAGGTTTGGACACTGTACCTTGCTTTCAGATGAGGCATTTATGAATAACTTTTGTTTAAACATCCGGTCTAGTGTCACCTTGTTTTCTGCAACAGTCTGGCATGCGAGTTCACTCAATGTAGGCTGGCGTTTGATTGTTAGATCTGGACTCTGACGTGGCATTCTTGAAAGTCTCACGAAATTAAATTCGGTGGCAAGGAATCAATGCATTCTCACTCAAAAGTAGTCGACACTTATACATTTATGTGTCAAATTAGCTGAACACATCGTATATTCTAAACACTCGCACACGTTTCTCTCATCAACCTTGTTTGCATCGGATTCATTTGCCTTTGAGGCATTAGGATCTGCTGTTTTTTTCTAATACCAGTCACTGTAATATATGGAATAAATAAGATGTCTTGTGCACATTACGATTAGGCCTACATGGAGATGCATTAGTTGCAGAGTGATCACCCTGGTCTTGAGATGCTGCTGCATTTCTTGATGTAGTTTCAGCAATCAGACTAGACCCTCTAGTCAGACATGGGTTTGTCTCACTCACATTTCCAACTGCTGTTGATAAGATACTATCACACTTGCAGCTCTCTGACTGGGCAGGGGCTTGCAAAGGAAGAAGGGGCTTGCAAATTTCAGAAGTTGTGAAGGACTTGCCATTCTTCCAGAACTTGTTCTTGAAGTGATGCAAAACTAGAAGAATAATTTCTTATTTCATTCCCAGGTATTATCAGTCCTACTGTTGTTAAACTGGTTGTCCCATCCAGGTATCTCTGGGAAGAGCCAGATCCTGTTTGCTTTGGTCTTCACTACTCGTTACCTGGACCTCCTCACCTCTTTCATTTCCCTCTACAACACCACCATGAAGGTAAGAGGATGGCTGAgccttcctttccttctctccataGTATAGATTAAGTGTTAAGATTAAGTTGGGCTAGGCATAGAATCCCTTAGTCGTCTGCATAAGCAATTGACAATGTCCTCACCAAATCTCTCTGGGGGTTCTATCTGTAGATTTATTCTGGCCCTAGTCCTTATGAGAGACTGTGCTACTATTTTCTTCTCAGCaccattttatttgacctttatctaactaggcaagtcagttaagaacaaattctaattttcaatgacggcctaggaacagtgggttaactgcctgttcaggggcagaacaacagatttgtaccttgtcagctcggggagttgaacttgcaacctttcggtactagtccaatgctctaaccactaggctaccctgccgcccttaaCATGGGATACATTCATTTTCTCCCTATACTCTTCTCTGCAGGTGATCTACATTGGTTGTGCCTACGCCACTGTCTACCTGATCTACATGAAGTTCAAGGCCACCTATGATGGGAACCATGACAGCTTCCGAATGGAATTCCTGGTGGTTCCTGTAGGGGGCCTCGCCTGCCTGGTCAACCATGACTTCTCTTTCCTAGAGGTTAGAGACATTTACATTACATATGAAGGAGAAGCCCCTAGTTGATGTCTACTTAACCTATTCCGCATGGTCAGTTGTGAGAGAGCTGGCGGATGAGATTAATGGCTAATAtacagtgttgtgtgtttgtctttctATCAGATCCTGTGGACATTCTCCATCTACCTGGAGTCGGTGGCCATCCTGCCCCAGCTCTTCATGATCAGTAAGACGGGCGAGGCGGAGACCATCACCACCCACTACCTGTTTTTCCTGGGTCTCTACCGGGCCCTGTACCTCTTCAACTGGATCTGGCGCTTTTACTTCGAGGGTTTCTTCGACATGATCGCCATTGTGGCCGGCATGGTGCAGACCATCCTCTACTGTGACTTCTTCTACCTTTATGTCACCAAAGGTGAGTGTCCACCTAAATGTCCACCTCTGATGTATGTTCTGCCATCTGTGTATTCGCTCTTTGACCATCTGGTATTTTATGTATGCGTAAGTAAGCTTTGTtggagttttttattttttatttaacctttatttaaccaggaagggctcattgagattaaaatctctttttcaagagcgccctggccaagataggcagcatcaagtcattacaaaaaaattacagacagacaacatgaaaaactacaagtaatctagtaaaaaccattgaattcacaagagtataaaacagcaaattaaaaacattgacaggtcagggaatcagcctcaaactccttcatcagtgatttaaaaacaccaatcaggacaagttcttccagtttaaaagtattttgtaaggtgttccaagactatggcgcagagtacataaaagcccttttaccaaattcagtttggacgtttggaacagttagcaggataaagtccagcgaatgaagagtacccaccacatttctgaacattaaaaatgcacaaataaaaaggtagtaaacccaaaatggctttgtaaataaaagtctaccagtgactagagaaggccagccaaccctggtatacaaagtgcagtggtgcgtaagggttttgcagtttaaaatacatctcaaagtgccatggtaaagagtgtcaattgatctcaaacactgagcagaagcattcatatataaaatatctccatagtctagtaaaggcataaatgtagctgacactagcctccttctggcttcaaaagaaaaacaggccttattcctaaaataaaatcccaatttcagcttcaattgttttgtaagttgttgaatatgctaTTTTAAAAGAGAGgctgtcatcaattaaaattccaagatatttatatgaggttacaacctcaatctccttaccctgacaggtagtaataggtgaaaggttcagaggtctatttcttgcattagaGAACACCATTAGTTTaattttgtcagtattgaggataagcttcaattgacacaaggtatgttgaacagtataaaaagcagtttgcatgttctggaaagcttttgtaagagacgaggcacaacagtaaatgacagtatcatcagcataaaaatgaagttgtgcattttggacatttttgtctaaatcatttatgtGAATAAGAGTGGagcaagtacagagccttggggcacaccattcaagacagacaatttaacaaaCATAAGCCcgtcaaattgagtgcactgagttctatcagacagatggttagcaaaccatgcaactgcatgctccgaaagacctacactcgacagtCTCTGCctgcatgatcaactgtatcaaaggcCTTAGAGATCAATAAAAGTGAGACagagtgctgttttttgtcaatggcttcagtgatatcatttaaaatggctgctgtaattgtgctatgcttcttcctgaagcctgATTGGTACATTGATCAAATAGAGTTAGTAAATTATTGATGTTTGAGTTTGTAGGACTACATCCTATCCTGAATGAGTTATAATCTATCTAGATACACTTTGAATGTTGTAGTACACAGGAGTCGGCACACTGCaagggaaatatattttttaaatcattggACCCTCTGACATGTATCTCAATCCTCAGTGCTGAAAGGAAAGAAGCTGAGCCTGCCAGCATGAGAGGTTCAGACGGAGACCCCGTGTCTTCCAGCAGACTCAGGGTGCGTGGAGATGACATCACAGAACCCCGCCGAGCAAGATGCCTGAGAGACAGAGCGACTCAAGGGGGAAAACACTAGTCTTCTTCATGAATAACTTTGAACTGGTAAACAACAAACGGCTCAAACTGAATGAGAGGTCATCCCAGGTCTTCACGCAGTCATCAGATATCTATTTTTAGCATATTGCCTTACCTTTTCTCATTGCTGTTCAAAAAATAGACATGTGAGGTGTGCTCTTTGATGGCTCAATATGCATTGTATTGATTAGGGTTGACTCAATACAAAGTACCATGCCAAACttcaaaatgaaatacaaaaatgtagtcTTTATGATTAAGATGGAAACGATGTGTCAAGGAGTATTATGTAATGATGATTTTATGTCTTGCTATTTTTTCATACATTGTTTTTACATGACTGTACCCCCTTGGCCAATTTATTATTCACAACTACATTTACTTGTGTTTTGTAGGTGCTCTTTCATTTGGATATCCCAGTTTGCACTCCTCTCTTGAAAAAGTAATCCTGCAAAGCCCACTTCTGGGTTCTTGTGTTTATAGAACCCTTTgcccaatatatatatttttttccagttGCCCTTTTTGACATTTTTGGTAAAATTCCCTTCAATGCAGTTGTCAAATTTGAAAGCATAAATTCTTCATCTTGGTGTCCTCCATTTATGTACATACTTGCCTTTCTAAGATGACGTTCCCATCTTAACATGATACATATCACCTTTCACATCCCCAACCAAAAGAAGAGTTTACTGCATTACTTAGGCCCAGGCTCAGCTTGTTCAACATTGGATGATTGTAAGTAATTTAGGGGTCCGTATCAGTAAATGTGCTTCCCGACAGGGCTATTTGGTTTGTTTTCAATGCAGTCATAGACTAAGGTTAATTTGATTGAATACTGTAATCACCTTACATGGTCAGTTTGTTTAGCTGTTTAAATAAAGATGCAGTCATTTGTCACAGAGGTAAAAGACCCATTGAAATATACATGATATTCTAGAACAGTGTTCAGGAGGAATGCGTGTGACATATGGTGTTTGGTATAGATGCATTTGAGTTAAATGTTGAGATTTGACCCATTTTCCCAGCTAAGTAAACCCCCATAGTCTTTTCATTTGTCATTCCTATAGCTTCTTTTGTTTTAAGTTGCATGATAACTGTGATACAACCTCGCCTCCAATAAACTTTTTATGAAAAAGCACAATTTTACCTTGTTAATGTGAAACACCACCTATGTACAGACAGCTAGAAAAGGATTAGGCAAAAAAAATGGTAAGTACTTAGAATTACTTGTATTATTTTATTAGAATCTCCATTAACTGttgtgaaagcagcagctactattcctggggtccacattAAACATGACAATACAGAACATTTAACTGCTCAAGGCCAGAACTATAAATCTGTGAAGGGTCAATCATTACAAATGACTTTTGTACATTAGAAAAATGTCTTACAATATTGAGACACTGGCTTTCTAGAGCAAATCAATTTAGTGCAGTTGAAGTGATTTACTTGTAACATTCCATCAAAGTAACATCTCACCACTAATCTTCAGAGAAAAGGTACATTAAATTGAATACATATAAAAACACTTTTTGATACAAATCAGTCACTATCATCTCTATTAGTGCATACTTTACATTTCTGATTCACACAAACTGACATGACCTTAGTAACAGAAACTAGCTCCCACTTTTCAAATGGACCACAGATTTTAAACTTAAAAGACTGACCTGTTATTAATCCTATGTGGATAAAAACTAGAGGAACACATTTAAGAAAAATCTTTGGCAAATGTACAATATGGATTATAGCATACTGCACACATTGTTTCCAGAATACACAGATTGTCAAATACAATGTAGCAGGTATATTATTTGCAGTGCTACCTGGTCATCTGTCATGTTCTAAATGGGCTTTGTTTAACAAATCATTTCTACCATTACAGGTTCTTAAACCTCTCCCcattgcaaatggacaataaAAACCAAGGTGCATTCATTGCATGTAACATCTGACAATCAGACTAGCAACCGATAGCAGCTTGAATTTAAACTATGTTTATGTATAAAATATACATCTTTGTACTCTTAACCCTTAGAAAGATCAAGAAAATAGAGATATTAGTACAAATGCTAtaatgcaataaaataaatcaacaATCAATGTGCCTACATTGTCAGGTGAAATTATACAACCTCCAGAATCATATAAAGAAATATTAATACTTGTATCAATGGTGATGATTCCATTGGGCTGCTTGGATAATCAATTTTTCTAGTTAAAGGCC contains these protein-coding regions:
- the LOC139398592 gene encoding immunoglobulin superfamily member 6, whose translation is MENKENCPPGLSLHQPDDIIWRIGGQSASLPCNIAYDTNRNIDFLWFVFKQDAHHSVDLMTQQHKYSLERNSLNINSLQANDSGVYHCAALFRDVVCSGAQEIGQGTTLVVRERGVQMAWHVLLWLLFVLLVLYSLAILILIIRKKTGKDNAICRGTQQSDIQKNKVRVQFGAVVQELYGKRNLQSNKKNPNHSGPAQNKVESPHSNHPEDIYQNQ
- the LOC139398593 gene encoding ER lumen protein-retaining receptor 2-like; the encoded protein is MNIFRLTGDLSHLAAIIILLLKIWKTRSCAGISGKSQILFALVFTTRYLDLLTSFISLYNTTMKVIYIGCAYATVYLIYMKFKATYDGNHDSFRMEFLVVPVGGLACLVNHDFSFLEILWTFSIYLESVAILPQLFMISKTGEAETITTHYLFFLGLYRALYLFNWIWRFYFEGFFDMIAIVAGMVQTILYCDFFYLYVTKVLKGKKLSLPA